A segment of the Phaenicophaeus curvirostris isolate KB17595 chromosome 20, BPBGC_Pcur_1.0, whole genome shotgun sequence genome:
CGAGCAGTGCTCTGATGTCTGTACTTGAATATTTAGCAGTTTCTCACACAGCAGTTTCAGTGATGGCCGTGAATgctagaaacagaaaacacagtcatGCTGTCTctcatatatgtgtgtatatatatatttaattatcaGTTTAAGTGTATTCCTTGCTGAAGAACATCACATCTCATCTTCGACTGATGAAATGGTAAGAAGAATTCATGAATTATAATTTATGCAGGTGCTGCTGAGAATTTATTTCGGGTGCTTTGTTGAGAAAAAGAACCCGAGTATATACTTAGGAAACTTAAACTATCTCCCTATAATCTGAACCATTACTCCTGCAGTCCAAGCAGAAACTCAAAGCCATCTATTTGTTTTAACTCACTATGAAAATCATACCATAAGATCGTTGCATAAGCCTTACTGTACTAGAACTGTGCTGACTTTGAAAAGCATTAAGAAGAGTGTGCAAAGAACAGGAGAGCTGCTGAATTTTGTGCACAGTTACCGGTAATACCTGTTATTGATGTATTTCAAACACCAAGTAAGTGTTTGAAGAGATCAGTGTTTTTCAAAAGACAAAGCAGGCAGGCATCCCTGATccaagcaggaaagaaagacCAGGGTCAGCTAGGAACAAGTGGAGGAGTGAGCCAGCTACTTGAGCATCAGTTTCTCACCTTGACTCTCTGCTTAAAAGGCTTGTATCTTTGTGTGTCACGTATTTTCTTCTTAGGATGATCAAGGAATAGAACCTAAAAGAAATAACATTCAGTCTAAAGAGTTCTGGTGCTTGGAAATTTACACAGCTGAATATACAGCTTCCTGCTCTTCCCTTCCATCTGTTATAAGGGATAGCTCAAAACCAAGAACAGACAAGAGCAAGATCACCCGAACACCAGCTGGATTGAAGAACCACAGTTCCACTTGGCATGAGAAATGGGAATGAATCTGGAGGCACCACCCTTGGACTGCACCTGCCATGCTGGGTACAGCATGGCTTGAGACACCTCCCTCTGGTAGCAGCTATTGGTGTAGCATGAAAAACTGAGGTAATAGTGACAAAGCTGTAGTTTCAGGTGTCTTCATCTGATCCAGAAAGACAGATTAGAAGCTTAATCTTAAATTTTTGCCTTCATAATTACAAATCTGCAGCGCTGTACCTTTAGATCATTGCGTAAGGCATGTCCAACTAAAATCCTTCCATTCAGGATGTCAGCAACCTCCTTCTGAACAGTTTTAAAATCTTCACCTAAAAGCACCACACAAAGAAATGTTCTCCATTAGCTGCATAATCCAACTAAGCAAGCTACGCTGAAAACCCTGCCTCTTTTCTCAGAAAACAATTGTATCCTTGGGACTGCAGCTGCACAAATCTGTGCAGTACACTAAATCCTCTGCTTGTTAGGATAGCACAGGTTATTCCATAGAGATCATAGCactaaaaggaaataaacctcttattattatttctatgcTATACTCCATGAACTAATTTCTCCTAGGGCATTAGGGACTGCTCCATTAAATTGttacttgtgatttttttttttttttaattagtattcagactacattttattttccatttcccaaACTGGATCTATAACTTTCCCAAGCTCAGCCAGTGTGGCTTCTGGGGTGGCCTGGCAAATTTCTCCCCCTTTCAAGAACATTCCTGGATAAGAGAGTCCTACCTGTGTTTATGTTCTCTGGGCGTATCCCACTAACAGCTGTTCTGTAATCAGTCACCTCCTCTGTAGGTTTGACATACTTGTCATAAACGCACTTCCCAAACTGATTGACGATGGATACACGAGCCACAATGCTGTCCTCGCCCTTGGGTCCTACTCCCACCATCTCACAGTCCATGGCTACAGCTCGTGTCAGCCTAAAAGACAAAAGACAGCTTGGTGTGACACCTCTGTTTCAGGGACTGCAGAGGGGGGTTCACAAGGTTTATGCATTGCTATGAATGGGGAAAATGCAATTTGTCTGTTAGCAGATGCAGGGAGATGTGAGCTTATGCTGTGCACCTGCAAATCACAGTTATTAGAAGATAATCTCAATGCCTCTGCTGCCCTCCCACCTGCTGGAATGCCACTCACCCTTCCGAAGCCTTTTCTTTAACCAGCACCTGTTCCACAGACTGTTTGGATTCACCTGTTTCAAGTCCCAGATTTCTTCGAGCGATCTTTGCTGCTTCAGGTCCTATTGCTGCTTCAATATCTTTTGGATCGACGTCATCAAACCAGATTTCAGGCCTGGTAAGTACAGATTTAATTACGTTTAATGGTCTCAAACCAGTCTTATATCTTTATACCATTGGAAAAGTGtgtctatttattttaaatagctctACGAAAATTAGCCTAGTACTGTGACATAAACAGGTTTGTTGCTATAGGGGAGGAGTAGGGGCAGCGTGGAGCTTATTTCTCCCAAAATTTAGTCTAGAAGAGCGCTGTTGTTTTAGAGTTACTGCTCTGTGCTCCCTAGATACACCTCCCACAATAAATATTCCCATACGTGTCTGGAAAGTACTCACTCTGTGGGTTGCTGCTCTGTATGTTCTTCAGCTTTCCTCCTCTTATGTTTTATATcacctttctcttttaaaatatcactcttctttttctttttgcagtctTTTCCATTGCTCTTGGTGCCATTTAGATTCTTATCTGTTGTGACCCCCTTGGGTTTTGACTTTGCCAAAGGAAGACTGTCTTTAGCAGAACCACTGTCTGTTTCATTTGTGGATTTGGAATTTACCACATTCCCGTTGCCATTGAGAGCTGCGACTTCTCGGCTTTTCCCTGctttgagctgctgcttctttttggtGAATGTTTGACAGGTAGAGAGGGACTTGTCAGAgtcatttgctttttgtttcagtagctaaaatgacaaaaaaaagggaaaagaggattATTTCCCTCTGTTTCTGACCCTGACATCGCTCCTGAGGGCTCCTCATTGGCGAGGGAATTGCCTGGACGGGgtgcctgcctgcagcacttTATTTATTGATACAAAATGatgatttatttcaaaaattaCTATATGCTCGCACTCAGAAACCACCAACGTGGTAGCTCAGGCAGCCCCAGCCACGTACCCCTTGCTCCCCCTGTTGTAGTCCTGAGCTGCTATGGAGAATGCAGTGTCCAtactaatgcctaatctaatcATAGAAACAAACGAACAGAAAAGTCCTCGTTTTATGATATTTAaggggacccccttaaggcactggaagctgctctaagatgaTCACCTCTGcgacaaggccaggctgagaccATTGAGGGggtgcagcctggagaacagaaggctccggggagaccttagagcagcttccagtactgaaagggctccaggaaagctggggaggggtcgTTTAAAAGAcggagtagatgaggtgctcagggatggtttagcaATGAACAAggagggttggactcgatgatccaagcagagttttccaacctggtgatcctatgatctcagtctttagggtcccttccaacccaagctactctatgattctccaCGGTAGGAGGCTCGATCCCCCCGACTATCCGGCACCGCATTAAAGCGATTGCCCGCTCCTTAACGCCCGCAATCGGCGCCAAGAAGTTCCTTTCCCCCATCTCGAGGCCCCCCTCACCTCCTGCAGCGCCTTCCAGTTGGAGGAGAACTcctgggggctgcgggggggagCGGCCGGCGCGGCGGGGCCCTGCGCTTCTCCACCGCTcgccttctcccccttcttcctcctcctcctcttcttcctcctcccctccccgaGGGCCGCGGGCTCCGCCGGGCTCCGCTTCGCCATGCGGGTCCCAACCCAGCCGGGGACACCGCTCCCCCGCCGGGGGCCGTGCAGGCGCGCACCGGCCCGGCGGGAAACAGCCACCCGCGCTTTGGTTCCGGGGGATGGAATGACCGGGGGGTGGCGGGAGGGGAAGCAAGGGGACCTGCCCCAGTGAGAGCCCAGCACGTGTTGTGGGTTGGTACAAGAAGCATCAAAATGAGGGCCATGaagatcatggaatgggttggaagggacgttaaagcccatccagtttcatcccctgccatgggcagggacacctccccctggatcaggggctccaagccccatccagcctggccctgaacccctccagggatggggcagccactgcttcgcTTGGCATCCTGGCCTCCTCACCATCCAAGTGAAGAATTTCTAATAATGTCTGGTCTAGATCtacccccttccaatttaaagcctttccccctcatccatattatagaatcatagaatcaccaggttggaagagacccaccggatcatcgagtccaaccattcccatcaatcactaacccatgtccctcagcacctcatccacccgtgccttaaacccctccagggaaggtgactcaaccccctccctgggcagcctctgccagtgcccaatgaccctttctgtaaagaattttttcctaatgtccagcctgaccctcccctggtggagcttgaggccattccctctcgtcctgtcccctgtcccttgggagaagagcccagcaccctccatGTCCTTGCAAAGAGCCCTTCCCCGGCTTTCTTgtaccccctttcaggtactggaagctgctctaagatgaTCATCtatgctatgaggacaggctgagaccattggggtcgttcagcctggagaagggaaggctgcagggagaccttagagcagcttctagtactgaaaggggctgtgggaaagctggggagggatgctTTAAAAGTTTATCTAGTTATaagatgagagagaatggctttaaattgaatgACTTTAATTTAGGCTtgacatttggaagaaattctttatgatgagggtgatgaggccctggccctggttgccaagagaagttgtggctgtcctggaggtgttcgatgaggctttgagcaacctgagccagtgggaggtgtccctgcccatggcagggggttagaactggatgggctttgaggtcccttctgatccaagccattctatgcttctatgaatCAGTTACTATTAcataaagtgaaatattttgatttaggCTAAAGTAGAGTTGAGCTTATCCAAGTAACTATTTTTTGAACGTCAGACAGAATGTCCCCCTGATAATGTGGTTTTttatagcatgttttttttttcaaatagtgtttttccagacactgttacATCTTGTGTttagtatgatctgtgctgaacagatgtgtgtTCTATAATCACCCCTGCTTGCAGTTTTTCCCTGTCTCCAACACAAGGTTAGACAGACAGCTGGTtacaaagctccaaattagtaaaagatttgactgttgtgaagttcataacagcattaaaattagtttttagAAAGTATAAGAATTTGGGGAAATTTATATGTGTGCATGTCCGTGGCAAATATATTCTGTGACCAGCTCTTGACTCAC
Coding sequences within it:
- the REXO4 gene encoding RNA exonuclease 4, which produces MAKRSPAEPAALGEGRRKKRRRRKKGEKASGGEAQGPAAPAAPPRSPQEFSSNWKALQELLKQKANDSDKSLSTCQTFTKKKQQLKAGKSREVAALNGNGNVVNSKSTNETDSGSAKDSLPLAKSKPKGVTTDKNLNGTKSNGKDCKKKKKSDILKEKGDIKHKRRKAEEHTEQQPTEPEIWFDDVDPKDIEAAIGPEAAKIARRNLGLETGESKQSVEQVLVKEKASEGLTRAVAMDCEMVGVGPKGEDSIVARVSIVNQFGKCVYDKYVKPTEEVTDYRTAVSGIRPENINTGEDFKTVQKEVADILNGRILVGHALRNDLKVLFLDHPKKKIRDTQRYKPFKQRVKHSRPSLKLLCEKLLNIQVQTSEHCSIQDAQAAMRLYTLEKKKWEAAIKNKPNKNSKS